One genomic segment of Streptomyces liangshanensis includes these proteins:
- a CDS encoding AAA family ATPase — protein MREQTVPAPEAGGGARQVELPEDRFAAELAFLASYDEGPRPPGWRLTPRAVVLFVCGTDGVPLTAPDGGKLAVSRKFVGDRSLVERCVVTLAGERGLLLVGEPGTAKSMLSELLAAAVCGTSTLTVQGTAGTTEDQLRYGWNYAMLLAKGPSRDALVPSPVLRAMTRGAVARIEEVTRCLPEVQDALVSLLSERRMSVPELAGGEDGDSTVHAAPGFTLIATANLRDKGVSEMSAALKRRFNFETVGPIDDLDAETALVRGQATAALARSGAGFSVDDTVLEALITAFRDLRTGRSAEGWEIERPSTVMSTAEAVQVATAMGLGAAYLGDGRDILRTLPGHLLGTVRKDDPADHARLLGYWDGPIRRRAETGAPLWRTLWELRDELG, from the coding sequence ATGAGGGAACAGACCGTGCCGGCGCCGGAGGCGGGCGGCGGCGCCCGGCAGGTGGAGCTGCCGGAGGACCGCTTCGCGGCGGAGCTGGCGTTCCTGGCGTCGTACGACGAAGGGCCGCGTCCGCCCGGCTGGCGGCTGACGCCCCGCGCGGTGGTGCTGTTCGTCTGCGGCACGGACGGCGTGCCGCTCACGGCGCCGGACGGCGGGAAGCTGGCGGTGTCACGGAAGTTCGTGGGCGACCGCTCACTGGTGGAGCGGTGTGTGGTGACGCTGGCGGGCGAGCGCGGGCTGCTCCTCGTGGGCGAGCCCGGTACGGCCAAGTCGATGCTCTCCGAGCTGCTGGCGGCGGCCGTGTGCGGCACGAGCACGCTCACCGTGCAGGGCACCGCGGGCACCACGGAGGACCAGCTGCGGTACGGCTGGAACTACGCGATGCTCCTCGCCAAGGGCCCGAGCCGGGACGCGCTGGTGCCCTCCCCCGTCCTGCGGGCCATGACCCGGGGCGCGGTGGCCCGGATCGAGGAGGTCACGCGCTGCCTGCCCGAGGTGCAGGACGCGCTGGTCTCGCTGCTCTCCGAACGCCGCATGTCCGTGCCCGAACTGGCCGGCGGGGAGGACGGGGACAGCACGGTGCACGCGGCGCCCGGCTTCACGTTGATCGCCACGGCCAACCTGCGCGACAAGGGGGTCTCGGAGATGTCCGCCGCGCTGAAACGGCGGTTCAACTTCGAGACGGTGGGCCCGATCGACGACCTGGACGCGGAGACGGCCCTGGTACGCGGCCAGGCGACGGCGGCGCTGGCGCGGAGCGGGGCGGGGTTCTCGGTGGACGACACCGTGCTCGAAGCCCTGATCACGGCGTTCCGGGACCTGCGGACCGGGCGGAGCGCGGAGGGCTGGGAGATCGAGCGCCCCTCGACGGTGATGTCGACGGCGGAGGCGGTGCAGGTGGCGACGGCGATGGGCCTGGGGGCGGCGTATCTGGGCGACGGCCGGGACATCCTGCGCACGCTCCCCGGCCACCTGCTCGGCACGGTCCGGAAGGACGACCCGGCGGACCACGCGCGACTGCTGGGCTACTGGGACGGCCCGATCCGCCGCCGCGCGGAAACGGGTGCCCCGCTGTGGCGGACGCTGTGGGAGCTGCGCGATGAACTCGGGTGA